Part of the Natranaerovirga pectinivora genome is shown below.
TCACAGACTTAAGAGTTATTCTCTAATATTGTACTTAGCTTCTTTACTATTTTTAGGGTTAGTATTAATAATTGGTGAGGAAATTAATGGGGCAAAAAGATGGTTGAGTTTAGGGCCCTTAGGCGGATTTCAACCTTCTGAATTAACAAAGCTTTGTCTGATTATATTTATGGCCCATATTATCTCAAAGGGTGCTAAGCAGTTGAAAAATTATGGTGCATTTATTAAATATCTAGTATTTATTTTTCCTCCAATAGTTCTAATTGCTGTGGAAAATTTAAGTACAGCAATAGTAGTTGCTGCCATACCAATTGGTATTTTATTTGTTGCAAGTCCTAAAATATGGCATTTTATGACCCTTGCCCTACCAGCAGCTGCTGCTGCAGGTGTTTTCTTAACATTGTTTTCGTATAGAATGACAAGGATTATTATTTGGCGTAATCCTTGGGCGGACCCTCAAGGTGGTGGATTTCAAACAATACAATCCTTATATGCTATTGGATCAGGTGGACTGTTTGGAAGAGGTCTGGGGCAAAGTATGCAGAAAATGGGATTTATTCCCGAAGCACATAATGACATTATTTTTTCTATCGTCTGTGAAGAGTTAGGTTTATTTGGTGCAATTTCTTTGATTTTTGTATTTATGGTATTAATATGGCGATGTATGATCATTGCCCATAGAGCTTCAGATTTATTTGGGTCTTTATTGGTTGTTGGTGTTATGACTCAAATTGCAATACAGGTAATTATAAATATAGCTGTTGTAACCAATAGTATTCCACCTACAGGGATGCCGTTACCATTTATTAGTTATGGTGGATCATCTTTGTTGTTTTTACTTGTTGAAATAGGAATCGTATTAAATGTATCAAAACATATGAAGGCATCAAGGATTTATGCATAAAAATTTTCAGAGTTTGTACACTAGTGTTTATAAGGCGATTACAAGGATTAGTACAAGTAAAATGGTACATTCTCTAGCTTCAGTAGACAGTAACAACTTTTACAAAGCTGAATAAAATATTATATAGTTCACTGTTTGCCGGAGGTGTACATTAAATGGAAGCCTTAGTTCCTTACAAGGAAAACGAATCTTCCTACTTTAGAATAGCTGGTGGGAATCAATTAAAAGGCGAGATTAAAGTTCAAGGTGCCAAAAATGCAGTTCTCCCTGTGTTAGCAGGTGTTGTCTTAAATAGAGGAACAAGTAGAATAAAAAACTGTCCCAAGATTTTAGATGTAGAGTGTATGATAAAGATTCTAAAAGAAGTAGGCTGTAAAGTTCAATGGGAAGGCGATGTTTTAATTATTGACTCGAAAAATATTAATACATCTATAATTCCTGAAAAGTATGTCCGCGAGATGCGATCATCAATTATTTTATTAGGATCTATTTTAGGTAGGATGAAAAGTGTAAAAATATCTTTTCCAGGTGGTTGTTCAATAGGAACAAGGCCTATAGATTTACACTTAAAAGCATTAAAGAAAATGAATGTAGAAGTTGTAGAAAAATCAGGTTATATTGAATGTAAAACTTCAAAAATAATTGGAAACAAAATCAACTTGGACTATCCAAGTGTTGGGGCTACAGAAAATATTATGTTAGCTGCTGTATTATCAGAAGGGGAAACCTATATATCTAATGCAGCTAAAGAACCTGAAATTATAGAATTACAGAGCTTCTTAAATAAAATGGGTGGTAATATTCAAGGTGCAGGAACTGATGAAATTATCATTAAAGGGGTTTCTCAGTTGCATGATGTTGAATTTACTATAATGCCCGATAGAATAGTTGCAGGAACGTATTTGGCTGCAGCAGCTATAACAAATGGAGAAATCCATCTAAAAAATACAATCAATCAGCACTTTAGTTCAGCCACTTCCAAATTAATAGAAATGGGATGCTATATAAGAGAATATTCCGACTCTATTTATTTAAGGGCACCAGAAAGATTGAAAGCCGTAGATTTAATTAGAACACAGCCTTATCCTGGTTTTCCAACGGATATGCAATCTCAATTTATGAGTTTGCTAACCAATTGTGACGGCACTAGTGTTATCACTGAAACCATATTCGAATCAAGATTTAAAAGCGTTGGTGAACTAATGAAGATGGGGGCTAATATCATTACTGAAGGTAGATCAGCAATCATAAAAGGACCTACTAAATTAAATGGTGCAGAAGTATTTGCTAAAGACTTAAGAGGTGGTGCTGCATTAATTATAGCAGCCTTAAGTGCTGAGGGTGTAAGCATTATAAAGGATGTTCAGCACGTTTTAAGAGGATATGAAGATGTTGTTGGAGATTTGAAGTCTTTAGGTGCTACAATGGATTTGATAAATATAGCAGGTGATTAAATGAAAAAAAAACAAAAGATAAAGGGTAATATAGTAGCGTTGAAGAAAAGCAACTCAAAGATAAATAAAGTAGCTTTATTGCTTTTCGCAACAACTGTTATAATAATTGTTTATGTATTTAATAATATGTTTGCTATAAAAAGCATTTATGTTTTTGGGAATGCGTATTATTCAGAAACTCAAATTATTGACCTTATTGGATTAAACACACATAACAATTCTTTAATTTACTATTTGTCATCAAATCAAAATGATTTTAATAATATACCTTTAATTGAAAAAATTAATGTTAAACTAAATAGTAGGCAAGAAATACATGTAGAAGTCTTTGAAAAGAAAGTGATTGGATCAATAGAAATAATGGGTATGTACTTATATTTTGACAGAGAAGGCATTATTGTTGAGACTCTAAATGAAAACTTAGAGCACATACCCGTTATTTATGGTTTGAATTACGATCATGTACGTATGGATGAACAAATACCTGTAAAAGATGAAAAAATATTTGATGATATACTTAATATTATTCAGATATTAAGTACATATAAAATAAACATTGAGGAAATTATTATTAAAGATGATGAAGAATATACGTTGGTAAAAAGTAATATTAGAGTTTTATTAGGGACAAGGGATCAGTTACATGAAAAGATTAATGAATTTAATACAATCTTACCTAACTTACCAGATGAAAAAGGGGAATTGAATCTGAAGAATATTAACCATAGAATTTATTTTAAAAAAGATATATAATAAAAAAATTAAAAAGTCTATTGATTAATAAGCTAAAAGACTATATTATAGTAGTTAGTGGAATTAGAATAAGACAAGTTATATGCTTGCAAAGATAGATTAAGTACATAAAGGAGGAAAATGCTTTGCTTGAAATAAAGATGAATGAAAGTGCAAGTGTTGCAAAGATTGTTGTTATTGGTGTTGGTGGTGGTGGCAATAATGCAGTAAATCGAATGATTGAAGAAAGTCTAAATGGTGTTGACTTTGTTGCTGTTAATACGGATTTACAAGCTTTAAAACAGTCCAAAGCCCAAACTAAAATACAAATTGGTGAAAAATTAACTAGAGGACTTGGTGCAGGAGCAAACCCAGAAGTAGGGGGGAAAGCTGCTGAAGAAAGTCACGATGAAATATTACAGGCGGTAAAAGGTGCTGATATGGTTTTTGTTACTGCTGGTATGGGTGGTGGAACAGGAACAGGTGCTGCTCCAGTTATTGCAAAAATTTCAAAAGAACTTGGCATCTTAACCGTTGGTGTTGTGACTAAGCCTTTTGAAGTTGAAGGTAGAATTCGAATGAAAAATGCTGAAAATGGCATTGCAGAATTAAAAAGTGTTGTTGATACATTGATTGTAATACCTAATCAAAAGCTATTATCAATTATTGACCGTAGAACCACTCTTATTGAAGCTTTGAAGAAAGCGGATGAAGTACTACAACAAGGGGTTCAAGGTATTTCAGATTTGATTTATACATCAGGATTAATAAATCTTGACTTTGCTGATGTTCAAACGGTAATGTCTAATAAAGGTATTGCTCATATTGGGATTGGTAGAGCCAAAGGTGATGATAAAGCAGAGGAAGCTGCTAAACTTGCTATATCAAGTCCTCTTCTTGAGACAACAATCGAAGGTGCGGGACATGTTCTTATTAATATCACTGGAGATGCTAATATGTCTCTATTTGAAGCAAATGATGCCATTAGTTTGGTTAAAGAATTAGTTGGTAATGATGCTAATATTATATATGGTACAACTATTAATAATGAATTAGAAGATGAAATGATTATAACTGTAATTGCTACGGATATTGCATCAGATAAAGAATCTGAAAAATATAGTTATACTTCTAATATAAATTCAGGTGCAGAAAAAAACAACAAAAATCAAAATGTAGAAAACGAAGGAAAAAAAGAAGAGAAATCTAATTTTAACTTTAATGTAAACGATGATAAACCTATTGAAATACCTAGTTTTTTACAAAAGCATAGAAAAAAATAATGAAAAGGTAGTAAAGATAAAATTCTTTACTGCCTTTTTTTACGTTATAGGAAAGTGCTATTTCCTATAAAACAAAAGGATGTCATATTTTTAATCACTAAGAATATATTTATAATAGATAAACTCTGATTTTGTAGAAAAAAATATATGAAAAGGCCTGTACATAGTAGACCTTTTGACAAAATATTTGAAAGAATTAAGGTATAATAATCATAGCTTAACCATATGGGGAATAAATATGTAGTATAAGCCTCCAAGGAAGGTGGCTGTTTCATACTTTAAAGACAAGAGAATTTACCTTGTCTAAAGACCGGTCTTTCCTAATAAAATATCTGAATAGAATGGAGGGGGGGCGTGTATTACGAAGTTTATATTGACACACTGTTTTTAATTAATTTTATTATGGACTTTTTAATTTTATGGTTCGTTGGGAAAATACTCAAGCTAAATACTACATGGTTAAGGTTAACTGGTGCATCAGCACTTGGCTCTTTAATAATATGTTTAAGTGTTATCTTTCCTATTGCGAGTATTACTCTTAACATACTTATATATTATGTAATAACCTGTGTACTTATGATTGTCATTGGCTTTAAACCAAAGTCAATAATACAACTTATAAAAATACTTATAGGTTTATATCTCTTAACTTTTTTAATAGGTGGTTCAATTATATCATTATATTATTATACAAAAGCAGGCTATTACTTTAATCAATTATTAAGTGGCAATGTGTTTAGTGCTATTGATACTCGAACATTTATACTTACAAGTATTATCGCCTTTATATTAATAAAGATGATTTTATATTATTTTAGTAGGGTTATGACAGTTCAAAAGAATTTGTTTTCTATTGAGATAGAACTTCAAGGTAAATCTATTAGAGCCCAAGGTTTACTAGATACAGGAAATAATCTTTACGATCCTATTACAAAGGCACCTGTAATTATTGTAGAATATGACATTATAAAAGAATTAATACCGGATCAGGCTAGAGATATAATTATTAAATTCTTAAACAACAACAGTGAGGATTTTTATAATAACATTGAAGAACTGTATAATCATAAATTTAGGCTCATACCTTTTAGTTCCATTGGAAAAGAATCAGGCATGTTAATTGGTTTGGTTTCTGAGAACGTAAGCATAAACTGTAACACGGAAAAAGAGTTTAAGTTAAAAGACATTGTGTTAGCAATATACAATAAAAAACTATCACAAGATAATAGTTATCAGATTCTAATACATCCAGAAATGGTTAAGTGAAAATGTTACCTGCAAACTTCGTTGCAGGATTTGGAAAATGCATTTTCAACCAAGTTTATGTCTCTTACACAGTAAGAGGCCTAAGATAGAATACTGATTAGAATAAGCTTTACAAAATTAATACAGATTAGATTAAACAGATATAAAACTAGGGGGAATAAACGTGTTAATGAAAATATCTTTTCCTAATCAATTTCACTTCAAGATTGTTCATACAGTAAGAAGATTTTTGTTTTTCAAAAAAGGTGAGATACATTATATAGGTGGTACTGAAATTCTTCCAGCACCCTTAGATAATGAAGAAGAAGCAAAGATTATTCAAGGGTTAGGCAGTGTCAATGACATAAAGGTTAAATCAAAGCTAATTGAACATAATTTAAGATTGGTGGTTTATATAGCTAAAAAGTTTGAGAATACAGGTATTGGGGTAGAGGATCTTATTTCTATTGGAACCATAGGTTTAATAAAAGCCATTAATACGTTCAAGCCAGATAAAAAGATAAAATTGGCTACCTACGCTTCTAGATGCATTGAGAATGAAATATTAATGTATTTAAGGAGAAATAATAAGACGAAATTTGAAATATCCATAGATGAACCTCTTAATGTTGATTGGGATGGGAATGAATTATTGCTTTCAGACATTTTAGGGACAGAAGAAGATATTATATATAAAGATATAGAAGAAGAAGTAGATAAAGAACTGCTAAAGAAGGCATTAGATAAGTTATCAGACAGGGAAAAAGTAATTGTAGAGTTAAGATTTGGATTAACCAAAGATGGCAATGAAAAGACTCAAAAAGAAGTAGCAGATATGTTAGGCATATCCCAATCTTATATTTCAAGATTAGAAAAAAAAATCATTAAAAGGTTAAAAAAGGAAATTGTAAGAATGCAATAATTTGAGTATAAATGTTTTAACTTCGGTAATCATTTAAGTAGAGACAAAATGATGACTGGAGGTATAACATATGGCCATGAACAAAGTAGAAATTTGCGGTGTAAACACTTCAAAGCTTCCATTATTATCTAATGATGAAAAGAAAAAATTATTTGACAAAATACTAGAAGGTGATCTTGAAGCAAGGGAAGCCTATATTAGAGGGAATTTAAGGTTAGTTCTAAGTGTCATTCAAAGGTTTCATAACAGCAATGAATACGTTGACGATCTATTTCAAGTAGGTTGTATTGGATTAATAAAGGCG
Proteins encoded:
- the spoIIGA gene encoding sigma-E processing peptidase SpoIIGA; the protein is MYYEVYIDTLFLINFIMDFLILWFVGKILKLNTTWLRLTGASALGSLIICLSVIFPIASITLNILIYYVITCVLMIVIGFKPKSIIQLIKILIGLYLLTFLIGGSIISLYYYTKAGYYFNQLLSGNVFSAIDTRTFILTSIIAFILIKMILYYFSRVMTVQKNLFSIEIELQGKSIRAQGLLDTGNNLYDPITKAPVIIVEYDIIKELIPDQARDIIIKFLNNNSEDFYNNIEELYNHKFRLIPFSSIGKESGMLIGLVSENVSINCNTEKEFKLKDIVLAIYNKKLSQDNSYQILIHPEMVK
- the sigE gene encoding RNA polymerase sporulation sigma factor SigE translates to MLMKISFPNQFHFKIVHTVRRFLFFKKGEIHYIGGTEILPAPLDNEEEAKIIQGLGSVNDIKVKSKLIEHNLRLVVYIAKKFENTGIGVEDLISIGTIGLIKAINTFKPDKKIKLATYASRCIENEILMYLRRNNKTKFEISIDEPLNVDWDGNELLLSDILGTEEDIIYKDIEEEVDKELLKKALDKLSDREKVIVELRFGLTKDGNEKTQKEVADMLGISQSYISRLEKKIIKRLKKEIVRMQ
- a CDS encoding cell division protein FtsQ/DivIB, whose translation is MKKKQKIKGNIVALKKSNSKINKVALLLFATTVIIIVYVFNNMFAIKSIYVFGNAYYSETQIIDLIGLNTHNNSLIYYLSSNQNDFNNIPLIEKINVKLNSRQEIHVEVFEKKVIGSIEIMGMYLYFDREGIIVETLNENLEHIPVIYGLNYDHVRMDEQIPVKDEKIFDDILNIIQILSTYKINIEEIIIKDDEEYTLVKSNIRVLLGTRDQLHEKINEFNTILPNLPDEKGELNLKNINHRIYFKKDI
- the ftsW gene encoding putative lipid II flippase FtsW gives rise to the protein MSSNVSNLQHYKGSNKTKEKTVKNTLGQIDFTLFIVVIFLVAFGIIMIYSSSAYYSRIRFGDEMHFLKRQLLWAIIGVGAMIFVSNVNYHRLKSYSLILYLASLLFLGLVLIIGEEINGAKRWLSLGPLGGFQPSELTKLCLIIFMAHIISKGAKQLKNYGAFIKYLVFIFPPIVLIAVENLSTAIVVAAIPIGILFVASPKIWHFMTLALPAAAAAGVFLTLFSYRMTRIIIWRNPWADPQGGGFQTIQSLYAIGSGGLFGRGLGQSMQKMGFIPEAHNDIIFSIVCEELGLFGAISLIFVFMVLIWRCMIIAHRASDLFGSLLVVGVMTQIAIQVIINIAVVTNSIPPTGMPLPFISYGGSSLLFLLVEIGIVLNVSKHMKASRIYA
- the murA gene encoding UDP-N-acetylglucosamine 1-carboxyvinyltransferase, yielding MEALVPYKENESSYFRIAGGNQLKGEIKVQGAKNAVLPVLAGVVLNRGTSRIKNCPKILDVECMIKILKEVGCKVQWEGDVLIIDSKNINTSIIPEKYVREMRSSIILLGSILGRMKSVKISFPGGCSIGTRPIDLHLKALKKMNVEVVEKSGYIECKTSKIIGNKINLDYPSVGATENIMLAAVLSEGETYISNAAKEPEIIELQSFLNKMGGNIQGAGTDEIIIKGVSQLHDVEFTIMPDRIVAGTYLAAAAITNGEIHLKNTINQHFSSATSKLIEMGCYIREYSDSIYLRAPERLKAVDLIRTQPYPGFPTDMQSQFMSLLTNCDGTSVITETIFESRFKSVGELMKMGANIITEGRSAIIKGPTKLNGAEVFAKDLRGGAALIIAALSAEGVSIIKDVQHVLRGYEDVVGDLKSLGATMDLINIAGD
- the ftsZ gene encoding cell division protein FtsZ, giving the protein MLEIKMNESASVAKIVVIGVGGGGNNAVNRMIEESLNGVDFVAVNTDLQALKQSKAQTKIQIGEKLTRGLGAGANPEVGGKAAEESHDEILQAVKGADMVFVTAGMGGGTGTGAAPVIAKISKELGILTVGVVTKPFEVEGRIRMKNAENGIAELKSVVDTLIVIPNQKLLSIIDRRTTLIEALKKADEVLQQGVQGISDLIYTSGLINLDFADVQTVMSNKGIAHIGIGRAKGDDKAEEAAKLAISSPLLETTIEGAGHVLINITGDANMSLFEANDAISLVKELVGNDANIIYGTTINNELEDEMIITVIATDIASDKESEKYSYTSNINSGAEKNNKNQNVENEGKKEEKSNFNFNVNDDKPIEIPSFLQKHRKK